The following DNA comes from Triticum aestivum cultivar Chinese Spring chromosome 3D, IWGSC CS RefSeq v2.1, whole genome shotgun sequence.
GTCACTGTCAGTGGGCCACAACCCAGCTGGCATGCCACGTAAGCACGGGATACGTCCAGATACGGACGAAGTGACCGTATTCGCACGTGATGACAAGTTATGTGACCATAAATTCTGTATTTTACAAGTTTTGTAACCAAATTGAACATCGAATGCAAGTTGTGTGACTCCCGGTGATATTACCTCTTAAAAGGTCACTTGCAGTCTATAAAAAGCGACATAATAATCACTAAGCCTTGGATTGACCGAATATCCTGTTGAGCGTAGCCGCCAATCGGACGCCGCCTTGCGCCAGCCTCAGGTTCACCACCGGCAGTCTACTCCCGAAATACTCATCTGCAGCCGACAAATACAGTGGTCATTTAGTTTAGTTACTcaatcaatcaaccaatcaggagatgATGGTCCTACGTTGAACGTCAGTTTAAGCAGACACACATACCACTCAGCGTTGAATCTTCTGTCACGCCCTTGTACGCCGAGTCGCATGCCGCGGTGATGCTCTCCGACCCATATCTTGCAGAGTTGGATGAGATCGATCAGACCCTTAAATGCGATATTTTAGAATATTAACTACCATAAATACTTATTTATGCGCTCCTAATTATAGATAACCGAGTAAATACTGAAGATTTCTTATATTTTTCCCTTTGTAAAAATAAAAAACGCAGCCAAGCAAACGTACTTGTCAGGGCACGCCGTCTGGTTCTTGGCGCACTCCTCCCATTCCTGCACTTTGTCCGACCACGCCCCCTGCAACCACTCAATCGATCAGCGTCAGTTACTATAGTATCAGAAATATACAAAACAATCTTCAGAACAAGTCCGCACCGTTATGTTCTTGTTCAGCGCGTCGACGAATTCGCCCGCGCCTTCGTCGTAGTAGTCCTTCTCCGCCGTCTGGATGATGCTCACATCCCAAACCTGACGACATACAAAGACCAGACGGGAAAATTATAGCCACATTTTTTGGTCAGAATGATACATTTCACAGGGTTCGTTCTGAAGTCTGAACTACTAGATGAGGCTTACATGGTGGAGGACGGTCTTCCTCCTGTACCAGTGGACGTCGATGGTGTTCCCGCCTCTGTCAGAAGCAAAACCACAATGCAGTGGCTACATAAACAAGAAGCATCAGCTGCCTGAACTTGCAACCGCAACAAGAACACTAGCAAAATTCAGGCAGTTGAGGTTTGGAAGGAGTAGTACCTGGTGGATGTCTCCCATGAAGTGTGAGAGGAACAGGAGCGCTTCTGTAAGGTTATCTGCAGTGTTCCACACAGAGAAAAACACGGTATCTTCAGTAATTCACCCAAAATGTGCTGTTCAGTTCAAAAGAGAGAAAAAAGTGCTGATGTTTGTAGGATCTAACAGAGCATTACATTGGCCGGAAGAGGAAGATTTAGAAGATGGCGACAGCGATGATGATCCGTAGGTGAGGAGCTGGGAGGTGTAGTTGTTGATGGCGCCGGCGACGCAGCGGCCCTTGACGCCGTCCTCGTCCTTGCAGTCCCCTGAGACAGCAACACACAGACCGGTGCAAAGATCAGGACCCTTTTCCTGCAGTCAGTTTCAGTCAAAGTGCAGAGTGTGGGTAACTTACTGTCGTAGGAGTAGCTGCAGACGTTGTCGGGGACGTCGATGAAGTGGAGCGGCGCCGACCAGTGGTACCTGAACCTGACCCTGTCGGCCCAGGAGCAGAGGCTGCTCAGGTTGCCGCCGGCGCCCGACGGCAGCAGCTCGCTCACCGCCTTCGCCGCCGCGTCGCTCAGCCGCGCCTGCAAGAAAGCACACGCACCACCATCACCCACTCGATCAGTGAATCACACAGCCTGCTCGCAACTTCACACCACGCGACAAGATTCAGAAAGCAAGTGTACCTGCGCGATCTGGCAGATGATGAGGTGGCCGTCGACGCCCCAGCCGAGCGACGGCGCGGGGAGGGCCGCGACGACGACGCCGACCAGGAGCAGGAGCGCCGTGCCGGCCTGACGACCCTGCATCGCGGCGTCACCGGAAACGGAGACGGAGAGAATGAGAGATGATGACGGATCTCTTCTCTGCCGCGTCTTTTAAGCAGAATTTTTTGGATGCGGCGTGTAAATGCGGGCGCGTTCAGGAAAGGAAAGAGGAGCAATCTTTGGAGCGGACAGCGTACGCAGTAAAGCGCGCGATATCCTGCCAATCAATGCCGGCCATGAATCAGGTTCACACCATGaatgttttctttcttttggggtGGACGTTCACACCATGCTGAAAATGCCTACCATGTTCATACCCAAGCCCATAATGCGTGAGCGTCGCTTGTGAGCTGCGTGGAGGGGTTTTTTTTTAGGTGGATGGGTCGACATTAAATTTTGCTCATTTAGGCTGATATATACAGTATCTTACTATATTACTCCTAGCTATTTATAAAAGATATGGAGAGAGTACCAGATTTCATTTATGCATGTTTATTTAAAAGATAAAAAAGAAAGACTTCATTTGTCAAAATAATactatatattactccctccgttcataaatatttgtcttttagacatttcaataagtgactacatacggagcaaaatgagtgaatgtacactaaaatatgtttatatacatccgtatgtgatagtccatttgaaatctttaaaaagacaaatatttaggaacggagggagtaatcggGATTGCTGTATTGGGGCAACTAAAATGTTTGCTTCGGTGGCTACCCTTGCTTACTAGCTAAATATCTGTGTGTTGTTATATGACGAAAAACGATTTTGACATGGAAGTATTTATGTTGTGAGCATTAGTGCGAAGCTAAAAAAAAGTTATCACCTCATGACAAGCATCGACATACTCAACTCCGGTGGCAGTGCTAGGAAGTCAAGCATGTGGTGTCCATTAAAACCTGTGATGTCAAACACATGTGTGTTTACAAATTTTATACTAGCTCTTGCATAATTTTTTACATGTACTTACGGGCTTTTTGTTGAAATGTTGTGTAGTTGATTAACCACATAGCTTGAATGTGTCACCACTGCTCAACTCTCCTGACGATTGCGTTAGATATGACAACAAGAGACGGACAATCAGAAGGTTGAATGTGTATTGCTATGGTCAATTGTACCTTTGGCATCGCACGGGATTCTTCTAACGAGATTCATGTGAGAGGAACCAGGAGTGTGCATAAAGAGGCATGCCTGCTAGAAGATTTAGGAAATGTCAGAAGCAACTGATAGTTACATATTGCAAGGCACTAGTGAGGCTACGGTATTTGGTATGCTTGGGAAGAGGATCACCATCAGTGATAGAAATTTTGGATCCAAACTCAATGGGTGTTCGTGCAATATCAACGTCCTGCAAAACCTCAACTGCATAATGTAGCAAAGAGAGTAGAAAGGTCATAGAAGGAGTgagttttttttttagaaaaggaggatgacccccggcctctgcatctcggagatgcatgcggccattttattgattattctcgaagACCTTACAAAGCAGTACAACAATATGTCTGAATTCACCATCTTGCaagctgggccaaatacccaggcctctcacctaagcctaacatctaaagccggaggtcCCGACCGGGCCACATACCGGGTCTGTGgcacaaaccggtccgacgcactcacatgtgtcgtcgccaccatcttccactggtccatcttcagagcagattgaggtgccaaccTTGGCAGGTGCCTccaccgtcgacgccaccatgacgccaaacgacgacctccacctacgcgagtccatctccaagcaatgGACGCGgatccatgctaggatagggccgcaccaccgccgtcgcccaccacccacaagcgccacccagcCCCAAGGtttccaaagcggcgccttcaagaagggaacaacgccgtgagcgccgtcgccgccccaaagttagggctttcgcccgggagacctaggggaaggggaagtgaggggatcagtccataccgacgcctccaaggaggggaacgacgccctcaggcgtcgccgtcgATGCGGCCGACCATGGCCGACCagggatttcgcccgaactagatcCCCGCCACCAGCAGCGCCTCCTATACAGAACCGGCTACCCAAGGAAGCGCAGCCCGACGAGGCTGGCTTGCACGCcgaacaggggaggagggaggcgccagatcGCGCGCACCGGCCACCGCAAGAACCGCCGCCagccgccaacgaccaccggatccTGCCGCCCGCGCGGCCAGGACGCCAGATCAACCGCCCGCACGGTTGCTAGCCGGCCGTGCCTTGTCAATggagccgccgctccagatccAGGGTTCCCCACGCAGAGGCAGGGCAACCGAGGCCCtgccgccaccatccttggcgccccgggcttgcccgacggctgcctcaggcggcggcgaggaagggaagaGGCGGAGGGGTGGCGAggaagggaagaggaggaggggcggctagggaggaggggcaggaggaggaggggcggctagggttgggcCAAAAAAATATTATGCGGCTAGGGAAATGGCTGACAAATTGAGATCTGTCACGAAAAATTCAGAGGTAAAGTGAGGAGATGTTGTGTTGCATAGTTGTTTGACATCATGAGAACTGTACCATTTATTGCCTTCCATTCCTAGCCTTTATATCTCGTTCCCATTGGACCTCGAATTATCAAGAATATCATCGGTTTTACCACCAATAACATATGCTTAATGGAATCCTTCAAGCTCTTGGATCCTTTCCATCTTAGCATCCaccatcaaaacaagcacaactAATATCAAAATGGTGTCTTACTTACCCTCCTCTTAAGTGTGGGTGATACACCATAGTAGCTATGCTTGAAGTAACGGTGTGTCTCACTAAGTCACTGGGTGATATCATTTTCTTAGTCCTCTAATACTAGAAATTAGCCGACATCCATAGTAGGTGTGATGTGCTTTTCATTAAACTTAAGATGGTGGAGGGGGGACCCCCTCCATGTTATGTTGTTAGTAAAAATTGTACAAAGTTGATTATGGAACTGAGTGAAAACTAGATACATAAAGTACAAGAGTGACACAAGATATAGGGTATAGCTCTTTTTTCAGCTCTCGGTAGAAAATACATGTGTTATGGAGCCCGACCCTAGTATATATAGGTGGCGGCCTGGCGTGTACGAGTAGGAGTCCAGTAGCATTTGGCTTGGCAAAGGAAAAAGATGTCTGGTGCAGATTGATACTAGACAACCGCATCTGGAGTAGATCCCGCCATCTGCGTCGCGCCGACAACATGGTTCGACCTCATAGTCACCGGTAAAGGAAAAGACAACATTGATTTCTTCTTGCGATCGGACCATCTGTATGTGCCCGGCTTCACCAACAAGCAGGGAAAGCTCTTCGTGCTTCAGCCTCAAGAAGACTATTCGGGAAGAGTGTTAGAGCTCATGGGCTCCTGATGGTGAAGATCAACAGAGATCATGCAATCAATCGCCTGAAGACTCTGGCAAACTATCAAGGCGGTCCTGAAGCTCCTGTCAGCATTCTTCTTCATCGTCATCTGTAAGGCAAGAAATTCTCTCCGCCTCGGTGCATGCATGTGTAAGTTGCCGTCGACGTTCTTCTACCTCGTCATCTCCGAGGCGGAGAGATTCTCTCCAACCCGAGCTATGGTGTTTTATTGCCGGGAGAAACCCTTTCGTGCACCATCAACGACCAGCTGGCACGCTGCGTCTTCCACATCGGTCCGATGACAAAATGATATTACCAACAATTTGACAGGGAGGGGGGCATGGTCCCCTCTCCTCACCATCTCAAGTACAATGAAAATAGCAATACATCTACTATGGATATTGGGAATACATATTCCTAATGCTGTCGGGATCTACATTGTTCGAGTACTAAGTCCAAcgaatttttttttgagaaaatgtcGTCATTTTATATTGAGAAAATGATGTTGGGGTGTgcgttcgtgtgtgtgtgtgtgtgtgtgtaagcaTTTGTGTTTCTGTTGTGTTCCTCAAAGAAAAAATATTGAGAAAATGTTGTCACTTTATATTATTATTTGCAGATCTTGTTTTTCCATCATAGATGATATTTTTCGAATAAACATGGTCAAACTGTATGGAGCAAAAACTTCATCtacccaaaaaaaaagagaaaatgtaATTGCAAAAAACAAAACTTAAAATGTATGTGCAAGATCATTCCTTGGGCATCCCAACAGCTTCGTAGAAGGATGCATACTGGATAGGAGGATGTAGGGGGTGGAGCAAGAGAAGACTTTTAGGGGCCGACATGATGATCGATCGTTTTGGTAAGCCCTCCGGCATCCATAGATCCGACGATGACTACAGTTGGGCATGTAACTGGCTTAAGCATTCTTGGGACGGCAGCCAATCGGTTCACATGGTGATCCTGTCAACCATGGCAGAGGGGTGACGTGCTGTGCTGCTGGCCTGCTGCTGCGCATTGTCATGATCGTtgtatttttctctccgaaaaagaGAACAATATTCACGTTGTAGCTCaccttgtttttttttttgagtctAAACACACTTTACTTT
Coding sequences within:
- the LOC123073775 gene encoding endonuclease 2 — encoded protein: MQGRQAGTALLLLVGVVVAALPAPSLGWGVDGHLIICQIAQARLSDAAAKAVSELLPSGAGGNLSSLCSWADRVRFRYHWSAPLHFIDVPDNVCSYSYDRDCKDEDGVKGRCVAGAINNYTSQLLTYGSSSLSPSSKSSSSGQYNLTEALLFLSHFMGDIHQPLHCGFASDRGGNTIDVHWYRRKTVLHHVWDVSIIQTAEKDYYDEGAGEFVDALNKNITGAWSDKVQEWEECAKNQTACPDKYGSESITAACDSAYKGVTEDSTLSDEYFGSRLPVVNLRLAQGGVRLAATLNRIFGQSKA